The Arcobacter roscoffensis genome segment TACTATAGTAAATGAAAATGTTGAAAACACAGAGCCTTTTGGTACTTATGAATCAAAAATTGCAGATAGCAAATATTGTGCATTTTTAGATAAAACTTTAGATATGTCAGAATCTTATCTTATTACTGCTATTGGAACAAATACAGTAGATAAAGATATAGAAATTGCAAATTTAGCAGATTTAATAAAAGAGGAAGAGCCTTTAGTTGAAGAGGTACCAACTAAGTTTATTTCTGGTTTATACGAAGATTTAATGGAAGAGTTTAAAGATGATTTTGAACCATGGAATGCAAAACTTGAAAAAGATGGATTAATTTTTAGATTTATGAAACCAAGTGTTTTATTTACTAAGGGAAGTAGTGATTTAAAAGAGTCATACAAAAATATACTTGATGACTTTTTCCCAAGATATTTAAAGGTTTTAAATAAATATAAAAATGAAATTGCTGAAGTTAGAGTTGAAGGTCATACATCATCTGAATATAGTAGTGTTAAAACATTAGAACAAAAATATATGAAAAATAAAATACTTTCGCAAAAAAGAGCAAAACAAGTTCTTGATTATACTTTAAATATGCAAGAAAAAAAAGTTCTTGAAAATAAAGAGTGGCTAGATACACTTTATAACTCTTATGGAATGTCATCAGATAATCTAATTTTAGATGAAAATGGAATTGAAGATAAAAATGCATCAAGAAGAGTTGAGTTTAATATAGAAAAGATCATGGAATAAGGCAAAGTTATGAAAAAAACATTTTATATAATACCTTTAGTTCTTTTAATATTTACAGCTTGTAGTAACAAAGAGTATACAACAGCTGTAACAGTAAAAGATAAAGATGGTCTTATAAATAACAAAGGAGAACTTCTTGTAAAGCCTGTTTATGAAAAAGTATATTTTTTAGATAATATGACTTCAAATAGATATGAACATCCTAATTATGTTAATTTCCATTGGCTTCATTTAAATGAAAAAAAGTTTGCTGTTGTTAAAAACATTGATGGAAAATATGGAATTGTTGATAGACAAGGAAACTTGAAGTTAAAAGTAGTCTATGACTCTATTGGAAATTTTTTTAATGCTTATGCTAAAATCGAATTTAATGGTAAATATGGTCTTATAGATGAAGAGTTTAACATAGTTTTAAAACCTATATATGATGGTGTTAGAGATGTAATTGATAGTTCAATAATTGTAAAAAATTATGAAAAAAACGAAAAAGTTCAATATGGATGTATAAATAGTAAAGATATGTCTTTAGTTTTACCTTTAGATTATGATATGATTTTTTTATCTAGCGAAGATAGAATGAGAGTTCAAAAAGATAATAAGTGGGGTTTTATAGATACTAAATGTAAACTAATTACTAAAATAAAATATGATAAAGTTGGAGATTTTTCTAATTCTGTAGCTAAAGTTCAAAAAGATAAACTCTGGACATATATAAATAAAGATGGTAAAGAATTAAATAGTATTATATTTGAAAACGCAGATAACTTTTAGTTATCTAGTTTTCTTGCTCAAAAAGTTCATTTATATACTCTATCTCAACTCTATTTCTTCCATTTGATTTTGCTTTATAAAGTGCTTCATCTACTCTTTTGAATAAAACTTCTTTTTCTTCACCTTTGTGAAATTGACTAACTCCAATAGAGCAAGTAATATTACCAATTTCTTCAAATTTATGTTTTTCCACAGTTGCACGAAGCTTTTGGGCTACGAACATAGCTTGTTCTATATTTGTTTGAGGAAGCATAAGTACAAACTCTTCACCACCCCATCTAGCAACAATATCACAGTCTCTTGAACAAACAGTAAGTATTTTAGCTACTTCTTTTAGTACTTTATCTCCTATTAGATGACCGTAAGTATCATTTACATTTTTAAAGTAGTCTATATCAAGTAACATAATAGATAAAACTTGATTATCATATCTATTTGTTTTTTTTATTTCATACTCTAAATAAGAATCAAATTTTTGTCTATTATAAATTTTTGTAAGAAAATCATAAGAGGCTTTTTCTTCAAGTTTTGAAGTTTTTGATAATAACTCTTCATTTATCTTAGAGATTTTATTTCCCTCTTCTTTTATAAAATCAATCCATTTATTATATACAATTCTTAGTAATTCTTTTTGCGTTAAAATTCCTACAAGTTTGTTTTCATCATCTGTTACAACTATTCTTTTAAAGTGTTTATCTTGTATAAAATCAAGTGCATCAGAAATGGTTGCATTTTCATTTAAAGTATAAACAGGTTGACTCATATACTCTTTTATGGGAAGCTTTAAATCAGAGTTTTTATGAACAAGATTTATAAAATCTTTTGTTGTATATATTCCAATAGGATATTGCTCATTATTTATGATAATCACAGAATCACTATGATTATCTCTCATAAGCTCAATTGTGTGTAAAGTTGTAGTGTTTTCATAAGTTGTTACAGCTTTATACTGCAAGATAAGTTTTGCAATTGTTTGCTTTTTTATTAGAATTTTTGGGTCAATATTATTGATTATATCACTATATGAAAGAATACCAAGTATTTCATTTTTATCTAAAATAATCATATATCTATCTGTAATATCAACTTCATTTAAAACATTTAGAATGCTTAAGTCTTTTTGTACCACTTTCGCTTTTGGTAAATCAAGCTCTTTTAGTGAAATGTTTTGGTCTATTGAACCTAATTTATAATCAATTAGATGATCAATTGTAAGCATAAAATATTTATGTTTTTCTTCTACAGTGTCAGAAACTACTATATTTCTTATATTAGCATCAGCCATTTTTTTTATGGCTTCTTCTAATGTAGAGTTTCTGTCAATTAAGACAACTTTTTTTATAGCAATTTCTTCAACTGTAGGCATCATACTTTAAATCCTTATATTAATCCAACTGCGTCTCTTAAAATTCTCATTTTTTCACTAGCGATTTTAGAAGCTTTTGAAGCTCCAAAAGCTAAGATTTCATGAACTTCTTTTGGATTTGCAAGTAAATGTTCTCTTTTTTGAACATATGGTTCAAAGTGTTCATTGATTTTATCAAGTAGTGTTAGTTTAAAGTGACCATAACCTTCACCTGGTGTTGCATATCTAACTTGTAACTCTTTTAATTCATCTTCATTCATAAATAGTTCACAAAGCTTATAAATATTACAGTTCTCGTGATTCTTTACTTCATCAAGCTCTTTTGAATCAGTTACTATTCCCATAACTTGTTTTTTGATTTTCTTTTTTGTATTGAACATATCAATAGTATTACCGTATGATTTAGACATTTTAGCCCCATCAGTTCCTGGAACTGTAGCTACAATTTCATCTACTTTTGATTCTGGCATTACAAATAGTTCTTGTTTATATGCGTGATTAAAAGAGTTTGCAATATCTCTTGTCATTTCAACGTGTTGGATCTGGTCTTTTCCAACTGGAACTATATTTGAATCATAAAGTAAAATATCAGCTGCCATTAAAACTGGATATGAAAATAATCCATGGTTAGCTTGAATACCTTTTGCTGTTTTGTCTTTATAAGAATGGGCTCTCTCTAAAAGTCCCATAGATGTATGATTTGAAAGTAGCCAGTAAAGTTCTAGTACTTCTTTTACATGGTGTTGTACCCAAAATGTAGATTTCTCTGGGTCCATTCCTAGTGCTAAAAAGTTAACTGCAGCTTCAAAAGTGTTTTGCTCTAAAAGCTCTTTATCCTTTACTGATGTTAATGCATGGTAAGATGCAATAAACGCAAATAATTCTCCATCGTTTTGAGATTCAATCATCTTCTTAATCATTCCAAAATAGTTACCTATATGAATTGTTCCTGATGGTTGAATTCCTGATAAAATTCTCAAATCTAATCCTTATAATTTTTTGAGAATTATATCAAAAAAAACTATAATTACTGGTTATTTAACTTAGTACTAGCCTTTGAGATTATAAGTTCTAAGTGCATGATTAAATCATAATATTCACCCATATAAGCAAGTGGTACTTTTGTTTCATCTTTTATTTCTTTTTTTAGTTTTTCAAGTTCACTAAGTTTTTGAATTAGCTCCTCTTTACTTGATTTATCTAAACTTAAATCTAAATCTTGAAGTTCATCATACCATCTGTAAATCTTTGATCTAATACTCCATCTATATAAAGGAAATATTCCTTTAAACAGTGGAATAGACAAAGTAATAAGAGGAATTAAAAGAATTTTTAATCTATCAAGAGTTGAAGCTATCCAATATGGAAATATTTTCTCCAACCAAGTGTCACCATTTTTCATATATATACTTGCTTCTTCATTTTGAGGTAGTGGTAGATTTAGGCTATTTGGAAATTGTCCTTCTTTTGAAAAAAGTGTTTTCTCGCTATGTACTTCTTTTACTTTTTTAAGTAAAATTCTTACTAACTCATCAGAAAACTCTTTATGAGCTACAAGTGTTGCTGTACTTGACAAGAGTTTTTTATCAAGGGATGGTATATTTCTTAATAAATCAATAGTTCCTTCATGTAAATCAAGAGGTGTTAAATAGTGAAACTTTCTACTATAAGCATTTGCTCTTTTAAATGAAAATAAAGATATTTCTTTACTATTCAAAAGTTTTTTTATAATTTTAGAATCAGCAGATGTGACTAAAAAT includes the following:
- a CDS encoding WG repeat-containing protein, translating into MKKTFYIIPLVLLIFTACSNKEYTTAVTVKDKDGLINNKGELLVKPVYEKVYFLDNMTSNRYEHPNYVNFHWLHLNEKKFAVVKNIDGKYGIVDRQGNLKLKVVYDSIGNFFNAYAKIEFNGKYGLIDEEFNIVLKPIYDGVRDVIDSSIIVKNYEKNEKVQYGCINSKDMSLVLPLDYDMIFLSSEDRMRVQKDNKWGFIDTKCKLITKIKYDKVGDFSNSVAKVQKDKLWTYINKDGKELNSIIFENADNF
- a CDS encoding diguanylate cyclase; this translates as MMPTVEEIAIKKVVLIDRNSTLEEAIKKMADANIRNIVVSDTVEEKHKYFMLTIDHLIDYKLGSIDQNISLKELDLPKAKVVQKDLSILNVLNEVDITDRYMIILDKNEILGILSYSDIINNIDPKILIKKQTIAKLILQYKAVTTYENTTTLHTIELMRDNHSDSVIIINNEQYPIGIYTTKDFINLVHKNSDLKLPIKEYMSQPVYTLNENATISDALDFIQDKHFKRIVVTDDENKLVGILTQKELLRIVYNKWIDFIKEEGNKISKINEELLSKTSKLEEKASYDFLTKIYNRQKFDSYLEYEIKKTNRYDNQVLSIMLLDIDYFKNVNDTYGHLIGDKVLKEVAKILTVCSRDCDIVARWGGEEFVLMLPQTNIEQAMFVAQKLRATVEKHKFEEIGNITCSIGVSQFHKGEEKEVLFKRVDEALYKAKSNGRNRVEIEYINELFEQEN
- a CDS encoding ankyrin repeat domain-containing protein, encoding MKKTLLVIVAIFLFLTGCSFSQNSSNIKIENKVDELQDFIGETPLHDAVRAKDINQVRKLLKSNIEVNLKDKYGYTALHLSARLDELEIAKFLVKNGATVNSIDIFKDTPLLDSTRNSTNTMSKFLICNGAKKSVKDRHSMTPLHNTSKNSDIFIMKMIQTNDISKMCENLDITLDYYSADENKICGSIIKGVATKVKLTIVNENVENTEPFGTYESKIADSKYCAFLDKTLDMSESYLITAIGTNTVDKDIEIANLADLIKEEEPLVEEVPTKFISGLYEDLMEEFKDDFEPWNAKLEKDGLIFRFMKPSVLFTKGSSDLKESYKNILDDFFPRYLKVLNKYKNEIAEVRVEGHTSSEYSSVKTLEQKYMKNKILSQKRAKQVLDYTLNMQEKKVLENKEWLDTLYNSYGMSSDNLILDENGIEDKNASRRVEFNIEKIME
- a CDS encoding TAXI family TRAP transporter solute-binding subunit, producing the protein MKNKFILVSIPVIALVVGVFYFTAQFIKPSPKKEITIATGSKSGQYYQTALKYKELLEKEKVKVNIINSSGSIENIQLLNEKKVDIAFIQNGVIEKSQNLESLASLYYEPLWIFYNSNINDLSYIQDLKGKKIAIGQKRSGTEDLALDVLNINGVYEKNSTLFNYDSKVATQKLLSKEIDALFLVTSADSKIIKKLLNSKEISLFSFKRANAYSRKFHYLTPLDLHEGTIDLLRNIPSLDKKLLSSTATLVAHKEFSDELVRILLKKVKEVHSEKTLFSKEGQFPNSLNLPLPQNEEASIYMKNGDTWLEKIFPYWIASTLDRLKILLIPLITLSIPLFKGIFPLYRWSIRSKIYRWYDELQDLDLSLDKSSKEELIQKLSELEKLKKEIKDETKVPLAYMGEYYDLIMHLELIISKASTKLNNQ
- the trpS gene encoding tryptophan--tRNA ligase, which produces MRILSGIQPSGTIHIGNYFGMIKKMIESQNDGELFAFIASYHALTSVKDKELLEQNTFEAAVNFLALGMDPEKSTFWVQHHVKEVLELYWLLSNHTSMGLLERAHSYKDKTAKGIQANHGLFSYPVLMAADILLYDSNIVPVGKDQIQHVEMTRDIANSFNHAYKQELFVMPESKVDEIVATVPGTDGAKMSKSYGNTIDMFNTKKKIKKQVMGIVTDSKELDEVKNHENCNIYKLCELFMNEDELKELQVRYATPGEGYGHFKLTLLDKINEHFEPYVQKREHLLANPKEVHEILAFGASKASKIASEKMRILRDAVGLI